One Helicoverpa zea isolate HzStark_Cry1AcR chromosome 20, ilHelZeax1.1, whole genome shotgun sequence genomic region harbors:
- the LOC124640185 gene encoding N-acetylneuraminate lyase-like yields MVSFTARGLMPPVFTPLNDDLTINYGIIPAYAKFLADSGIKSVLVGGTTGEHMSLSVADRKKVIDAWVAVAKTTGLHIQVQVGGAPLADVTELARYCQQVGANSLLTLPELYFKPASVQDLVFYVSQVAKAAPKLPVLYYHIPSMSKVEINMPAFVSAATVSIPNFKGIKFTSNDLSEGAQVLRTLKDGQEMFLGADTLLAPAALLGIKSSIGTSFNLFPKLAQEILDAVEKNDIAKARALQEKLSLAIEAHTCEGPWVPIMKAGMEIATGIKVGPPSLPQKPLSAEAKQRIRAKLSTLGLSK; encoded by the exons atg GTGTCCTTCACAGCCCGTGGTTTAATGCCCCCAGTGTTCACTCCGCTGAATGATGACTTGACCATCAACTATGGAATTATCCCAGCTTATGCTAAATTCTTGGCTGATTCGGGAATTAAATCCGTGTTGG TTGGAGGCACAACAGGCGAGCACATGTCTCTATCGGTGGCAGACAGAAAGAAGGTCATAGACGCCTGGGTTGCTGTCGCCAAGACCACTGGTCTCCATATTCAGGTGCAAGTGGGAGGAGCTCCACTGGCTGATGTCACTGAGCTG GCTCGCTACTGCCAGCAAGTGGGCGCGAACTCCCTCCTAACACTGCCGGAGCTGTACTTCAAGCCGGCGTCGGTTCAGGACTTGGTATTCTACGTGTCTCAGGTCGCGAAGGCAGCTCCTAAGCTGCCGGTCCTGTATTACCATATACCGAGTATGAGTAAGGTTGAGA TAAACATGCCAGCATTCGTATCCGCGGCTACAGTGAGCATCCCCAACTTCAAGGGCATCAAGTTCACGTCGAACGACCTGAGCGAGGGCGCGCAAGTACTGCGGACTCTCAAGGATGGACAGGAGATGTTCCTCGGAGCTGATACT cTCCTCGCGCCAGCAGCGCTCCTAGGCATCAAGTCCAGCATCGGGACAAGTTTCAACCTGTTCCCTAAGCTTGCCCAAGAAATCCTGGATGCCGTTGAGAAGAATGACATCGCTAAGGCTAGAGCATTGCAGGAGAAACTCAGCTTGGCTATCGAAGCTCATACTTGTGAAG gtCCCTGGGTACCCATCATGAAGGCTGGCATGGAGATAGCCACGGGCATCAAAGTCGGTCCCCCCTCACTACCACAGAAACCACTTTCCGCTGAAGCCAAGCAAAGGATCAGAGCCAAACTATCTACCTTAGGCCTTAGCAAGTAA
- the LOC124640184 gene encoding SAGA-associated factor 11 homolog: protein MKMNTISSELSMHDLNVRFFEIMQNENNAEAAANYIFEAVCDDVTLGFAFEFHHGLKTGLTDLIEGEKEEEEPYKIVSTPECDVFGFSMMKKTPDSNCSCPNCERPVSATRFAPHLEKCMGMGRNSSRIASRRIASNSREPTSYAGLLSDDEDDVDWSGGSVQNERRKRRIKNNNNRKPNKMHKHNNGTTNADANDGGATYETMTANEKKNLLQQICGVVSEHTKKLCTRSTRCPQHTEEQRRALRNSVLEPSTPESHSMGLAADEAGSPPDSSPSSSCSSSSRKRDRHRAPPKSKNKRERNISPNTRD, encoded by the exons ATGAAAATGAATACTATATCCAGTGAGTTGAGTATGCATGATTTGAACGTTAGATTTTTTGAGATCatgcaaaatgaaaataatgcaGAAGCTGCAGCAAATTACATATTCGAAGCTGTGTGTGACGATGTGACCCTAGGATTTGCTTTCGAGTTCCACCATGGCCTGAAGACTGGCCTAACAGACTTGATAGAGGGTGAGAAAGAGGAAGAGGAACCTTACAAGATAGTGAGCACGCCAGAATGTGACGTTTTCGGCTTCTCCATGATGAAAAAGACTCCAGATTCAAATTGTTCATGTCCGAACTGTGAAAGGCCAGTTTCAGCTACTAGATTTGCCCCTCATCTAGAAAAATGCATGG GCATGGGCCGCAACAGCTCTCGCATAGCTTCCCGCCGAATCGCCTCCAACAGCCGAGAGCCAACCTCCTACGCGGGGCTCCTAAGCGACGATGAAGACGACGTCGACTGGTCAGGGGGCTCCGTGCAAAACGAGCGGCGGAAACGCAGGATCAAGAACAACAATAATAGGAAACCTAATAAAATGCATAA GCACAACAACGGCACGACGAACGCGGACGCGAACGACGGTGGCGCCACCTACGAAACGATGACCGCTAACGAGAAGAAGAATTTGCTGCAGCAGATCTGCGGCGTCGTTTCCGAGCACACTAAGAAACTTTGCACTAG ATCAACTCGCTGTCCACAACACACCGAAGAACAGAGGCGCGCTCTCCGCAACAGCGTGCTAGAGCCCTCCACTCCCGAGTCGCACAGCATGGGGCTCGCGGCCGACGAGGCGGGGTCGCCGCCCGACTCCAGCCCCTCCTCCTCCTGCTCGTCCTCCAGTCGCAAGCGAGACCGCCACCGCGCCCCGCCCAAGTCCAAAAACAAGAGAGAACGCAATATATCCCCTAATACAAGAGATTAA